The Misgurnus anguillicaudatus chromosome 21, ASM2758022v2, whole genome shotgun sequence genome includes a window with the following:
- the acana gene encoding aggrecan core protein isoform X3 encodes MATFLLFLSMCFLVSSATMPFDDYVYTEPESTLDVSIPIELPLQPLMGDTLILPCHFQDNTVNDPGAPTIAPLSHRIKWSLVTKDKTTTILVASGGIVDLNKRYLDRVTLLGYPVTPTDASIKITELHSSDSGVYRCEVVNGIEDDHDIVHLQVQGIVFHYRAITTRYTLTFEKAKAACIQNSAVIATPEQLQAAYDEGFHQCDAGWLADQTVRYPIHNPREPCYGDKYEFPGVRTYGVRDVNETYDVYCFTQKMTGRVFHTTSSIKFTFEEAEAECKKRDARLATTGQLYLAWKSGMDVCNAGWLADRSVRYPINIARPQCGGGLLGVRTVYRFPNQTGYPLPDSRYDAFCYSEKDEESPDFSEMFPESGNGVLSVNTITDSPHIFLKPTSTESEVQGLVVTHKPSVTTSDVPPYPSIDEMAPLLPPPRPTDLETEFFNMTETEAGMSDTGVLFHYRSSSTRYAFNFLEAQLACQSIGAVIATPQQLQSAYEAGFHQCDAGWLMDQTVRYPIVSPRERCSGDLEHFPGVRSYGVRPADERYDVYCYVDKQRGEIFHASSFDGFTYDEAVTYCQGQNASLASTGDLYAAWKQGFDMCRKGWLLDRSVRYAINKPQENCGGGKVGVFTVYMFPNQTGFPDLSTKLDAYCLKVKQNLSLNESELNTTLTDEEIVSVESFPNLLNPGTLNTSSISEGPSGSDIDMSGSGSGDQPSGSGDQPSGSGDQQSGSGDQPSGSGDQPSGSGDQLSGSGDQRSGSGEQPSGSGEQPSGSGDQLSGSGSPGSVGNLPGSGFSGDVSGSGLSDDGSTILVTFSGSGRFLSGDGSASGRPQEVGKGDLLTLTGQTSGLFDVNFSGSGSGSGSGYSAEESGSTSDFSGSSGEISESGDISGTSSGSGVIEESSGFIDLSSGTFISGGSSDNSLVDQIDVILLDSQWGKMSTAPSLAEQEFSGSQVDFSGSGHISGSGMRGDFSGMSGSGSGSAFPGLTYLGSGFTDLTEQPYNQEASGILLFGSGEGSGFTSGSYAIESGERSEESGSGDITMFISGVITELSNKPFESMEMGSGEVEYSGTDRLSSGSGDDLTVFASGRDELIPVTVGTLNISVISSEVSPAELSIEEPSVLYSDTAGLAIPYPEPAGIIGKPDHVSSVTFPSTTEPGISIQTPSFTEEPTVNAASVNPCDPNPCGAGSCSVHDGLGICQCPPGLHGDECQFEVDVCHSNPCANGATCVEVKDTFKCLCLPSYEGDRCEIDVHSCEEGWVKFQGNCYLHFSKRETWLDAEKRCRGLNAHLVSIITPEEQAFINSYAQDYQWIGLSDRTIKHDFHWSDGTPLQYENWRPNQPDNYFKSGEDCVVMTWHENGQWNDVPCNYHLPFTCKTGPVTCDQPPKVENARMFGNKKDRYQVNSIIRYQCGENFTQRHLPVIRCMADGQWEKPQVKCIAKVNTRLQTKTTVHHPHKANTTTLETHL; translated from the exons ATGGCCACGTTCTTGCTCTTTTTGAGTATGTGCTTCTTGGTCTCCTCAGCCACGATGCCTTTTGATGATTATGTTTACACTG AGCCTGAAAGCACACTGGATGTCAGCATACCCATTGAGCTTCCTCTCCAGCCTCTGATGGGTGACACATTAATTCTGCCCTGCCACTTCCAGGACAACACCGTCAATGACCCCGGTGCCCCTACCATTGCCCCTTTGTCTCATCGGATCAAATGGAGTCTGGTCACCAAAGACAAGACCACAACCATTTTAGTTGCATCTGGGGGCATTGTAGATCTGAACAAACGGTATTTAGATAGAGTCACATTATTGGGATACCCTGTAACACCCACAGATGCCAGCATCAAGATCACAGAGCTCCATTCCAGTGACTCAGGAGTGTATCGCTGTGAGGTTGTGAATGGCATAGAGGACGATCACGATATTGTTCATCTCCAAGTTCAAG GTATTGTTTTTCACTATCGTGCAATCACCACACGATACACTCTGACCTTTGAGAAGGCCAAGGCAGCTTGTATTCAAAACAGTGCCGTGATCGCCACTCCAGAGCAACTACAGGCGGCTTATGATGAGGGCTTCCATCAGTGCGATGCAGGCTGGCTTGCAGATCAGACCGTTAG GTACCCTATTCACAATCCAAGAGAGCCTTGCTACGGGGACAAGTATGAATTTCCAGGAGTGAGGACATATGGAGTGAGAGATGTGAATGAGACGTATGACGTGTACTGCTTTACTCAGAAAATGACGG GAAGAGTTTTTCACACTACTTCCTCAATCAAGttcacatttgaagaggctgaaGCTGAATGTAAAAAGCGGGATGCCAGGTTAGCTACCACAGGACAGCTGTACCTGGCCTGGAAGAGCGGTATGGATGTTTGTAACGCAGGCTGGTTGGCTGACAGGAGTGTCCGCTACCCCATCAACATCGCTCGACCGCAGTGTGGGGGTGGCCTGCTGGGAGTGCGCACCGTTTATCGGTTTCCAAATCAGACTGGCTACCCCTTACCAGACTCCCGCTATGATGCTTTTTGCTACTCTG AAAAGGATGAGGAGAGTCCAGACTTTTCCGAGATGTTTCCAGAATCAGGCAATGGAGTACTGAGCGTAAACACAATCACAGATAGCCCCCATATCTTTTTAAAGCCCACCTCTACTGAAAGTGAAGTGCAGGGGTTGGTTGTAACGCATAAGCCCTCAGTGACCACCAGTGATGTTCCACCATACCCTAGTATAGATGAAATGGCGCCCCTTTTGCCGCCTCCCAGACCCACCGATCTTGAGACAGAATTTTTCAACATGACTGAAACAGAAGCTGGCATGTCCGACACAG GGGTGCTGTTCCATTACCGATCAAGCTCCACTCGTTATGCTTTTAACTTTTTGGAAGCTCAGCTCGCGTGTCAGAGCATCGGTGCGGTCATTGCCACCCCCCAACAGCTTCAGTCGGCCTATGAAGCCGGTTTCCATCAGTGTGATGCTGGCTGGCTCATGGATCAGACTGTCAG ATATCCCATTGTGTCCCCACGTGAAAGATGTTCTGGTGACTTGGAGCATTTTCCTGGTGTGAGATCTTATGGAGTGCGTCCTGCTGACGAACGTTATGATGTGTACTGCTATGTGGACAAACAAAGAG GGGAAATATTTCATGCAAGTTCGTTCGATGGATTCACTTACGATGAAGCTGTGACCTACTGCCAGGGTCAGAATGCGTCCCTGGCCTCCACAGGAGACCTGTATGCAGCCTGGAAGCAAGGCTTTGATATGTGCCGTAAAGGCTGGCTTCTTGATCGCAGTGTACGTTACGCCATCAATAAACCCCAGGAGAATTGTGGTGGAGGAAAGGTTGGAGTTTTTACAGTTTACATGTTTCCCAACCAAACAGGCTTTCCTGACCTGAGCACCAAATTGGATGCCTATTGCCTTAAGG TGAAACAAAATTTGTCTCTAAATGAAAGTGAGCTAAACACAACATTGACGGATGAAGAAATAGTTAGCGTGGAGTCTTTCCCTAATCTTCTCAATCCTG GTACACTGAACACTTCTTCCATCTCTGAGGGACCTTCTGGATCTGATATCGATATGTCAGGGAGTGGAAGTGGGGATCAGCCAAGTGGAAGTGGGGATCAGCCAAGTGGAAGTGGGGATCAGCAGAGTGGAAGTGGGGATCAGCCGAGTGGAAGTGGGGATCAGCCGAGTGGAAGTGGGGATCAGCTGAGTGGAAGTGGAGATCAGCGGAGTGGAAGTGGGGAACAGCCGAGTGGAAGTGGGGAACAGCCGAGTGGAAGTGGGGATCAGCTGAGTGGAAGTGGGTCACCTGGTTCAGTTGGGAATCTGCCAGGATCTGGATTCAGTGGGGATGTTTCAGGGTCAGGTCTTAGCGATGATGGCTCAACTATCCTTGTGACCTTCTCAGGAAGTGGTAGATTTTTGTCTGGAGATGGATCAGCTTCAGGGAGACCCCAGGAGGTTGGGAAAGGAGATCTCCTCACCCTCACAGGTCAAACCTCAGGCCTTTTTGATGTGAACTTCTCTGGATCCGGATCTGGCAGTGGGTCGGGGTATAGCGCTGAAGAAAGTGGATCTACCTCAGACTTTTCCGGCAGCTCGGGTGAGATCAGTGAAAGTGGAGACATATCCGGTACCTCCTCAGGATCAGGTGTCATAGAGGAGTCCTCAGGATTCATTGATTTGTCATCTGGAACTTTTATCTCTGGAGGATCCAGTGACAATTCATTAGTTGATCAAATTGATGTCATCCTGTTGGATAGTCAGTGGGGCAAAATGTCTACTGCTCCATCTTTGGCAGAACAGGAGTTTAGTGGAAGCCAAGTAGATTTCAGTGGATCAGGACATATCTCAGGGTCTGGGATGAGAGGGGATTTCTCTGGAATGAGTGGGTCGGGGAGTGGCTCAGCATTTCCCGGTCTGACATATCTTGGCTCAGGATTTACTGATCTCACAGAGCAACCGTATAACCAGGAAGCTTCTGGGATTTTGTTATTTGGATCTGGTGAGGGGAGTGGATTTACCTCTGGAAGTTATGCTATCGAATCTGGAGAAAGATCGGAGGAATCAGGCAGTGGAGATATCACCATGTTCATCAGTGGTGTGATTACAGAACTCTCCAACAAGCCCTTCGAAAGCATGGAGATGGGAAGTGGAGAAGTGGAGTATAGCGGGACTGACAGACTGTCATCAGGGAGTGGAGATGACCTAACTGTATTTGCTAGTGGACGAGATGAACTGATCCCAGTCACTGTTGGGACATTAAATATCTCAGTAATCTCAAGTGAGGTTTCTCCTGCTGAACTATCCATTGAAGAGCCATCAGTTCTGTACAGTGATACTGCAGGACTTGCTATACCATATCCAGAACCAGCAGGGATCATCGGTAAACCTGACCATGTTAGTTCTGTAACTTTTCCTTCAACCACAGAGCCTGGCATCTCAATACAGACCCCTTCCTTCACTGAAGAACCTACTGTGAATG CAGCTTCTGTTAACCCATGTGACCCAAACCCATGTGGAGCTGGGTCATGTTCAGTACATGATGGGTTGGGCATCTGTCAGTGCCCACCAGGACTACATGGAGACGAGTGCCAATTTG AGGTTGATGTTTGTCATTCAAACCCTTGTGCCAATGGAGCCACCTGTGTGGAAGTGAAGGACACTTTCAAATGTTTATGTCTGCCCAGCTACGAAGGAGACCGCTGTGAGATTG ATGTTCACAGCTGTGAAGAAGGCTGGGTTAAGTTTCAGGGCAACTGTTACCTGCACTTTTCAAAAAGAGAGACCTGGCTGGACGCCGAGAAGCGTTGTCGAGGTCTTAACGCTCACCTAGTTAGCATAATCACTCCAGAGGAACAAGCCTTCATTAACT CATATGCACAAGACTATCAGTGGATTGGATTGAGTGATAGAACTATAAAACATGACTTCCACTGGTCAGATGGGACCCCGCTG CAATATGAGAACTGGAGGCCTAACCAGCCTGACAATTATTTCAAATCTGGCGAGGACTGTGTTGTGATGACCTGGCATGAAAATGGCCAATGGAATGATGTGCCATGCAACTACCACCTACCCTTTACATGCAAAACAGGCCCAG TAACATGTGATCAACCTCCCAAAGTGGAGAATGCCAGGATGTTTGGAAACAAGAAAGATCGTTATCAAGTGAATTCCATTATTAGGTACCAATGCGGTGAAAACTTTACACAGCGCCACCTGCCTGTGATCCGCTGTATGGCAGATGGACAGTGGGAGAAGCCTCAAGTGAAATGCATAGCCA AAGTCAACACAAGACTGCAAACGAAAACTACTGTTCATCACCCACATAAAGCTAATACTACAACATTGGAGACACATCTCTAA
- the acana gene encoding aggrecan core protein isoform X2: MATFLLFLSMCFLVSSATMPFDDYVYTEPESTLDVSIPIELPLQPLMGDTLILPCHFQDNTVNDPGAPTIAPLSHRIKWSLVTKDKTTTILVASGGIVDLNKRYLDRVTLLGYPVTPTDASIKITELHSSDSGVYRCEVVNGIEDDHDIVHLQVQGIVFHYRAITTRYTLTFEKAKAACIQNSAVIATPEQLQAAYDEGFHQCDAGWLADQTVRYPIHNPREPCYGDKYEFPGVRTYGVRDVNETYDVYCFTQKMTGRVFHTTSSIKFTFEEAEAECKKRDARLATTGQLYLAWKSGMDVCNAGWLADRSVRYPINIARPQCGGGLLGVRTVYRFPNQTGYPLPDSRYDAFCYSEKDEESPDFSEMFPESGNGVLSVNTITDSPHIFLKPTSTESEVQGLVVTHKPSVTTSDVPPYPSIDEMAPLLPPPRPTDLETEFFNMTETEAGMSDTGVLFHYRSSSTRYAFNFLEAQLACQSIGAVIATPQQLQSAYEAGFHQCDAGWLMDQTVRYPIVSPRERCSGDLEHFPGVRSYGVRPADERYDVYCYVDKQRGEIFHASSFDGFTYDEAVTYCQGQNASLASTGDLYAAWKQGFDMCRKGWLLDRSVRYAINKPQENCGGGKVGVFTVYMFPNQTGFPDLSTKLDAYCLKVKQNLSLNESELNTTLTDEEIVSVESFPNLLNPVGTLNTSSISEGPSGSDIDMSGSGSGDQPSGSGDQPSGSGDQQSGSGDQPSGSGDQPSGSGDQLSGSGDQRSGSGEQPSGSGEQPSGSGDQLSGSGSPGSVGNLPGSGFSGDVSGSGLSDDGSTILVTFSGSGRFLSGDGSASGRPQEVGKGDLLTLTGQTSGLFDVNFSGSGSGSGSGYSAEESGSTSDFSGSSGEISESGDISGTSSGSGVIEESSGFIDLSSGTFISGGSSDNSLVDQIDVILLDSQWGKMSTAPSLAEQEFSGSQVDFSGSGHISGSGMRGDFSGMSGSGSGSAFPGLTYLGSGFTDLTEQPYNQEASGILLFGSGEGSGFTSGSYAIESGERSEESGSGDITMFISGVITELSNKPFESMEMGSGEVEYSGTDRLSSGSGDDLTVFASGRDELIPVTVGTLNISVISSEVSPAELSIEEPSVLYSDTAGLAIPYPEPAGIIGKPDHVSSVTFPSTTEPGISIQTPSFTEEPTVNASVNPCDPNPCGAGSCSVHDGLGICQCPPGLHGDECQFEVDVCHSNPCANGATCVEVKDTFKCLCLPSYEGDRCEIDVHSCEEGWVKFQGNCYLHFSKRETWLDAEKRCRGLNAHLVSIITPEEQAFINSYAQDYQWIGLSDRTIKHDFHWSDGTPLQYENWRPNQPDNYFKSGEDCVVMTWHENGQWNDVPCNYHLPFTCKTGPVTCDQPPKVENARMFGNKKDRYQVNSIIRYQCGENFTQRHLPVIRCMADGQWEKPQVKCIAKVNTRLQTKTTVHHPHKANTTTLETHL, from the exons ATGGCCACGTTCTTGCTCTTTTTGAGTATGTGCTTCTTGGTCTCCTCAGCCACGATGCCTTTTGATGATTATGTTTACACTG AGCCTGAAAGCACACTGGATGTCAGCATACCCATTGAGCTTCCTCTCCAGCCTCTGATGGGTGACACATTAATTCTGCCCTGCCACTTCCAGGACAACACCGTCAATGACCCCGGTGCCCCTACCATTGCCCCTTTGTCTCATCGGATCAAATGGAGTCTGGTCACCAAAGACAAGACCACAACCATTTTAGTTGCATCTGGGGGCATTGTAGATCTGAACAAACGGTATTTAGATAGAGTCACATTATTGGGATACCCTGTAACACCCACAGATGCCAGCATCAAGATCACAGAGCTCCATTCCAGTGACTCAGGAGTGTATCGCTGTGAGGTTGTGAATGGCATAGAGGACGATCACGATATTGTTCATCTCCAAGTTCAAG GTATTGTTTTTCACTATCGTGCAATCACCACACGATACACTCTGACCTTTGAGAAGGCCAAGGCAGCTTGTATTCAAAACAGTGCCGTGATCGCCACTCCAGAGCAACTACAGGCGGCTTATGATGAGGGCTTCCATCAGTGCGATGCAGGCTGGCTTGCAGATCAGACCGTTAG GTACCCTATTCACAATCCAAGAGAGCCTTGCTACGGGGACAAGTATGAATTTCCAGGAGTGAGGACATATGGAGTGAGAGATGTGAATGAGACGTATGACGTGTACTGCTTTACTCAGAAAATGACGG GAAGAGTTTTTCACACTACTTCCTCAATCAAGttcacatttgaagaggctgaaGCTGAATGTAAAAAGCGGGATGCCAGGTTAGCTACCACAGGACAGCTGTACCTGGCCTGGAAGAGCGGTATGGATGTTTGTAACGCAGGCTGGTTGGCTGACAGGAGTGTCCGCTACCCCATCAACATCGCTCGACCGCAGTGTGGGGGTGGCCTGCTGGGAGTGCGCACCGTTTATCGGTTTCCAAATCAGACTGGCTACCCCTTACCAGACTCCCGCTATGATGCTTTTTGCTACTCTG AAAAGGATGAGGAGAGTCCAGACTTTTCCGAGATGTTTCCAGAATCAGGCAATGGAGTACTGAGCGTAAACACAATCACAGATAGCCCCCATATCTTTTTAAAGCCCACCTCTACTGAAAGTGAAGTGCAGGGGTTGGTTGTAACGCATAAGCCCTCAGTGACCACCAGTGATGTTCCACCATACCCTAGTATAGATGAAATGGCGCCCCTTTTGCCGCCTCCCAGACCCACCGATCTTGAGACAGAATTTTTCAACATGACTGAAACAGAAGCTGGCATGTCCGACACAG GGGTGCTGTTCCATTACCGATCAAGCTCCACTCGTTATGCTTTTAACTTTTTGGAAGCTCAGCTCGCGTGTCAGAGCATCGGTGCGGTCATTGCCACCCCCCAACAGCTTCAGTCGGCCTATGAAGCCGGTTTCCATCAGTGTGATGCTGGCTGGCTCATGGATCAGACTGTCAG ATATCCCATTGTGTCCCCACGTGAAAGATGTTCTGGTGACTTGGAGCATTTTCCTGGTGTGAGATCTTATGGAGTGCGTCCTGCTGACGAACGTTATGATGTGTACTGCTATGTGGACAAACAAAGAG GGGAAATATTTCATGCAAGTTCGTTCGATGGATTCACTTACGATGAAGCTGTGACCTACTGCCAGGGTCAGAATGCGTCCCTGGCCTCCACAGGAGACCTGTATGCAGCCTGGAAGCAAGGCTTTGATATGTGCCGTAAAGGCTGGCTTCTTGATCGCAGTGTACGTTACGCCATCAATAAACCCCAGGAGAATTGTGGTGGAGGAAAGGTTGGAGTTTTTACAGTTTACATGTTTCCCAACCAAACAGGCTTTCCTGACCTGAGCACCAAATTGGATGCCTATTGCCTTAAGG TGAAACAAAATTTGTCTCTAAATGAAAGTGAGCTAAACACAACATTGACGGATGAAGAAATAGTTAGCGTGGAGTCTTTCCCTAATCTTCTCAATCCTG taGGTACACTGAACACTTCTTCCATCTCTGAGGGACCTTCTGGATCTGATATCGATATGTCAGGGAGTGGAAGTGGGGATCAGCCAAGTGGAAGTGGGGATCAGCCAAGTGGAAGTGGGGATCAGCAGAGTGGAAGTGGGGATCAGCCGAGTGGAAGTGGGGATCAGCCGAGTGGAAGTGGGGATCAGCTGAGTGGAAGTGGAGATCAGCGGAGTGGAAGTGGGGAACAGCCGAGTGGAAGTGGGGAACAGCCGAGTGGAAGTGGGGATCAGCTGAGTGGAAGTGGGTCACCTGGTTCAGTTGGGAATCTGCCAGGATCTGGATTCAGTGGGGATGTTTCAGGGTCAGGTCTTAGCGATGATGGCTCAACTATCCTTGTGACCTTCTCAGGAAGTGGTAGATTTTTGTCTGGAGATGGATCAGCTTCAGGGAGACCCCAGGAGGTTGGGAAAGGAGATCTCCTCACCCTCACAGGTCAAACCTCAGGCCTTTTTGATGTGAACTTCTCTGGATCCGGATCTGGCAGTGGGTCGGGGTATAGCGCTGAAGAAAGTGGATCTACCTCAGACTTTTCCGGCAGCTCGGGTGAGATCAGTGAAAGTGGAGACATATCCGGTACCTCCTCAGGATCAGGTGTCATAGAGGAGTCCTCAGGATTCATTGATTTGTCATCTGGAACTTTTATCTCTGGAGGATCCAGTGACAATTCATTAGTTGATCAAATTGATGTCATCCTGTTGGATAGTCAGTGGGGCAAAATGTCTACTGCTCCATCTTTGGCAGAACAGGAGTTTAGTGGAAGCCAAGTAGATTTCAGTGGATCAGGACATATCTCAGGGTCTGGGATGAGAGGGGATTTCTCTGGAATGAGTGGGTCGGGGAGTGGCTCAGCATTTCCCGGTCTGACATATCTTGGCTCAGGATTTACTGATCTCACAGAGCAACCGTATAACCAGGAAGCTTCTGGGATTTTGTTATTTGGATCTGGTGAGGGGAGTGGATTTACCTCTGGAAGTTATGCTATCGAATCTGGAGAAAGATCGGAGGAATCAGGCAGTGGAGATATCACCATGTTCATCAGTGGTGTGATTACAGAACTCTCCAACAAGCCCTTCGAAAGCATGGAGATGGGAAGTGGAGAAGTGGAGTATAGCGGGACTGACAGACTGTCATCAGGGAGTGGAGATGACCTAACTGTATTTGCTAGTGGACGAGATGAACTGATCCCAGTCACTGTTGGGACATTAAATATCTCAGTAATCTCAAGTGAGGTTTCTCCTGCTGAACTATCCATTGAAGAGCCATCAGTTCTGTACAGTGATACTGCAGGACTTGCTATACCATATCCAGAACCAGCAGGGATCATCGGTAAACCTGACCATGTTAGTTCTGTAACTTTTCCTTCAACCACAGAGCCTGGCATCTCAATACAGACCCCTTCCTTCACTGAAGAACCTACTGTGAATG CTTCTGTTAACCCATGTGACCCAAACCCATGTGGAGCTGGGTCATGTTCAGTACATGATGGGTTGGGCATCTGTCAGTGCCCACCAGGACTACATGGAGACGAGTGCCAATTTG AGGTTGATGTTTGTCATTCAAACCCTTGTGCCAATGGAGCCACCTGTGTGGAAGTGAAGGACACTTTCAAATGTTTATGTCTGCCCAGCTACGAAGGAGACCGCTGTGAGATTG ATGTTCACAGCTGTGAAGAAGGCTGGGTTAAGTTTCAGGGCAACTGTTACCTGCACTTTTCAAAAAGAGAGACCTGGCTGGACGCCGAGAAGCGTTGTCGAGGTCTTAACGCTCACCTAGTTAGCATAATCACTCCAGAGGAACAAGCCTTCATTAACT CATATGCACAAGACTATCAGTGGATTGGATTGAGTGATAGAACTATAAAACATGACTTCCACTGGTCAGATGGGACCCCGCTG CAATATGAGAACTGGAGGCCTAACCAGCCTGACAATTATTTCAAATCTGGCGAGGACTGTGTTGTGATGACCTGGCATGAAAATGGCCAATGGAATGATGTGCCATGCAACTACCACCTACCCTTTACATGCAAAACAGGCCCAG TAACATGTGATCAACCTCCCAAAGTGGAGAATGCCAGGATGTTTGGAAACAAGAAAGATCGTTATCAAGTGAATTCCATTATTAGGTACCAATGCGGTGAAAACTTTACACAGCGCCACCTGCCTGTGATCCGCTGTATGGCAGATGGACAGTGGGAGAAGCCTCAAGTGAAATGCATAGCCA AAGTCAACACAAGACTGCAAACGAAAACTACTGTTCATCACCCACATAAAGCTAATACTACAACATTGGAGACACATCTCTAA